A genomic stretch from Ovis canadensis isolate MfBH-ARS-UI-01 breed Bighorn chromosome 5, ARS-UI_OviCan_v2, whole genome shotgun sequence includes:
- the ATP8B3 gene encoding phospholipid-transporting ATPase IK isoform X1 produces the protein MGSLTYQEDLDEEKNSEFTWEVQANNRAYNSQFKEKVFLCWQRKKYKKNVIHTAKYNVFSFLPLNLYEQFHRFSNLYFLLIILLQGIPEISTLPWFTLFAPFVCLLTIRAIRDLVDDIGRHRSDKIVNNRPCQILMGKSFLWRKWKNLHVGDLVCLHKDSIVPADLVLLASTEPSSLCYVETADIDGETNLKFRQAPVITHHELTSIRKIASFQGKVVCEEPNSRMHHFVGCLEWKGKKYPLDSGNILLRGCKVRNTDTCYGLVVYAGFDTKIMKNCGKIHLKRTKIDHLMNRLVVLIFVSTVVISAAMTFGFWHKVKEFKANHHYVSAMHMHSVAMEAFFIFWSFLILLSVLVPMAMFIIRVEFIYLGNSVFINWDEHMYYEPQDLPAKARSTSLNDLLGQVEYIFSDKTGTLTQNIMTFKKCCISGVVYGPEETPGKENPFLWNKFADGKLLFCNAQLLQAVWANQDWRVREFWRVLAICHTVMVQKNDQLVYQAASPDEEALVTAARNFGYVFLARTQDSITLMELGEECVYQVLAMMDFNSVRKRMSVLVRKPEGSIYLYTKGADTVIYERLQKKGETEWATEEALASFAKETLRTLCLACKKVDEEVYEEWRQRHQEASILLQNRAQALHQVYEEMEQSLELLGATAIEDKLQDGVLETIKCLKQGNIKVWVLTGDKQETAVNIGFACELLSENMIILEEKEIVRILEVYWENNNNLQGGKKKELPLQFKMALVINGEFLDQLLLSLRKEPRALVQNVNVDPLESWQEPGEERVDFLQARRLSLMWRTLGIQLRSSGLAPQQEDSKTLQSSEERRERAFMELASRCQAVICCRVTPKQKALIVALVKKYQNVVTLAIGDGANDINMIKTADIGIGVAGQEGMQAVQNSDYVLAQFSFLRRLLLVHGRWSYMRVCKFLRFFLYKTLASMMVQIWFAFYSGFTAQEVVPCGGACGKESACQCGRDGFDPWVRKMLWRRKWQPTPVFLPGKSHGLRSLALYEGWFLALFNLLYSTLPVLYIGLFEQDVSAERSLELPELYITGQKEELFNYWVILQAIAHGTATSLVNFFMTLWVSQDSAGPVSLSDYQSFSVVVALSNLLSITMEVILITKYWTVLSVLAIFLSLFFYVIMTSLTQSMWLFKRFPKNFPFLYADFNVLSQPPIMLVILLNVSLNTLPVLAFRVIYQALKKPQRKEEVEKGTSEEVITVEPVPCIHRESRARRSSYAFSHREGYADLITQGTILRRSPGVNSDMLVDHTMPPDEPSGSMKESLWYPRKMSFLGRKRHSHHGKVSSEDMQPPSEEKLPYSPQNLLPTEIPLSALDSQTTSVESQTLPSSQLSLQSQPAYLPQEKTSLWNIRKLSWKNWSYIWQKEPESRREGILPVSSSNLSSVMETVPPSAKGSSISEQPMEVEPSPVEREPSPMEWLPEPSGDQAAPDLAE, from the exons ATGGGCAGTCTCACGTACCAAGAAGACCTTGACGAGGAGAAGAACTCAG AGTTCACCTGGGAAGTGCAGGCCAACAACCGGGCCTACAACAGCCAGTTCAAGGAGAAGGTCTTTCTGTGTTGGCAGAGAAAGAAGTACAAG AAGAACGTCATCCACACGGCCAAGTACAATGTCTTCTCCTTCCTGCCCTTGAACCTGTATGAGCAGTTCCACCGCTTTTCCAACCTCTACTTCCTTCTCATCATCCTCCTCCAG GGCATCCCCGAGATCTCCACGCTGCCCTGGTTCACTCTGTTCGCCCCGTTCGTCTGCCTCCTCACCATCCGGGCCATCCGAGACCTGGTGGACGATATT GGGCGACACAGGAGTGACAAGATTGTCAACAATCGGCCGTGCCAGATCCTAATGGGGAAGAG ctttctgtggagaaaatggaagaatctacatgtgggagacctggtctGTCTGCATAAAGACAGCATTGTCCCG GCTGACTTGGTTTTGCTGGCCAGCACAGAGCCCAGCAGCTTATGCTATGTGGAGACGGCTGACATCGACGG GGAGACCAACTTGAAGTTCAGGCAGGCCCCAGTGATCACGCACCACGAGCTGACCAGTATAAGGAAGATAGCCTCCTTCCAAG GGAAGGTGGTGTGTGAGGAACCCAACAGCCGAATGCACCACTTCGTCGGGTGCCTGGAGTGGAAGGGCAAGAAATACCCACTGGATAGTGGCAACATCCTCCTGCGAGGCTGCAAGGTCCGGAACACAGACACCTGCTATGGACTGGTCGTTTATGCCG GTTTTGACACAAAGATCATGAAGAACTGTGGCAAGATCCATCTGAAGAGAACCAAGATAGACCATCTGATGAACAGACTGGTGGTCCTG ATCTTTGTGTCCACGGTGGTGATTTCCGCGGCCATGACCTTTGGCTTCTGGCACAAGGTGAAGGAGTTCAAGGCCAATCACCACTACGTGTCTGCCATGCACATGCACAGTGTGGCTATGGAGGCCTTCTTCATCTTCTGGAGCTTTCTCATCCTGCTTAGCGTCCTGGTGCCCATGGCCATGTTCATTAT CAGGGTCGAATTCATCTACCTGGGGAACAGCGTCTTCATCAACTGGGACGAGCACATGTACTATGAGCCCCAGGACCTGCCCGCCAAAGCACGAAGCACCAGCCTCAACGACCTGCTGGGCCAGGTGGAGTACATCTTCTCCGACAAGACGGGCACGCTCACCCAGAACATCATGACCTTCAAGAAGTGCTGCATCAGCGGAGTTGTCTACG GCCCAGAGGAGACCCCAGGCAAG GAGAACCCCTTCCTCTGGAATAAATTTGCTGATGGGAAGCTGCTATTCTGCAACGCCCAACTCCTGCAGGCTGTGTGGGCTAACCAGGACTGGAGGGTGCGCGAGTTCTGGCGCGTGCTGGCTATTTGCCACACGGTGATGGTACAGAAGAACG ACCAGCTAGTGTACCAGGCAGCTTCCCCGGACGAGGAGGCACTAGTCACAGCGGCCCGAAATTTCGGCTATGTGTTCCTGGCACGCACGCAGGACAGCATCACCCTGATGGAGCTGGGGGAGGAGTGTGTGTACCAGGTCCTGGCCATGATGGACTTCAACAGCGTCCGCAAGCGGATGTCAGTGCTGG TCCGCAAGCCCGAGGGCTCCATCTACCTCTACACCAAAGGGGCTGACACAGTCATCTATGAGCGCCTGCaaaagaaaggagagacagaATGGGCCACAGAGGAGGCCTTGGCC TCCTTTGCCAAGGAGACCCTGCGGACATTGTGCCTGGCCTGCAAAAAGGTGGATGAGGAAGTGTATGAGGAGTGGCGGCAGCGGCACCAGGAGGCCAGCATTCTGCTGCAGAACCGCGCCCAGGCCCTGCACCAGGTGTATGAGGAGATGGAGCAGAGCCTTgag ctcctgggAGCCACGGCCATTGAGGACAAGCTCCAGGATGGTGTCCTCGAAACCATCAAGTGTCTCAAGCAGGGGAACATCAAAGTGTGGGTCCTTACAGGGGACAAGCAAG AGACAGCGGTGAACATTGGTTTTGCCTGCGAGCTGCTCTCAGAGAACATGATCAttctggaggagaaggagatcgT GCGGATCCTCGAGGTCTACTGggagaacaacaacaacctgcaAGGTGGCAAAAAGAAAGAGCTTCCCCTGCAGTTCAAGATGGCCTTGGTCATTAACGGGGAGTTCCTG GACCAGCTACTGCTGTCCTTGCGCAAGGAACCCCGAGCCCTGGTCCAGAATGTGAACGTGGACCCACTGGAGTCCTGGCAGGAGccgggagaggagagggtggactTCCTGCAGGCCAGGCGCCTGTCCCTCATGTGGCGGACACTGGGGATCCAGCTGCGGAGCTCGGGGCTGGCGCCCCAGCAGGAAGACTCCAAGACCCTCCAGAGCTCTGAGGAGCGGCGGGAGCGGGCCTTCATGGAGCTGGCCTCCCGATGCCAGGCGGTCATCTGCTGCCGCGTGACACCCAAGCAGAAGGCCCTGATCGTGGCGCTGGTCAAGAAATACCAGAACGTGGTGACCCTGGCCATCGGGGATGGTGCCAACGACATCAACATGATCAAGA CTGCAGACATCGGCATAGGGGTGGCGGGTCAGGAGGGCATGCAGGCAGTGCAGAACAGTGACTACGTGCTGGCCCAGTTCTCCTTCCTGCGGCGGCTGCTGCTGGTGCACGGACGCTGGTCCTACATGCGCGTCTGCAAGTTCCTGCGCTTCTTCCTGTACAAGACACTGGCCAGCATGATGGTCCAGATCTGGTTCGCCTTCTACAGCGGCTTCACTGCCCAG GAAGTGGTACCATGTGGTGGtgcatgtggtaaagaatccgcctgtcaatgcgggagagacgggttcgatccctgggtcaggaagatgctctggagaagaaaatggcaacccactccagtattcttgcctggaaaatcccatggacttaggagcctg GCTCTGTACGAAGGTTGGTTCCTGGCGCTCTtcaacctgctgtatagcacccTCCCGGTCCTCTATATCGGGCTCTTTGAGCAG GATGTGAGCGCAGAGCGGAGCCTTGAGTTGCCGGAGCTATACATCACAGGCCAGAAGGAGGAGCTCTTCAACTACTGGGTCATCCTGCAAGCCATTGCCCACGGCACAGCCACCTCTCTGGTCAACTTCTTCATGACGCTGTGGGTCAGCCAGGACTCAGCTGGGCCTGTCAGCTTAAGTGACTACCAGTCCTTTTCGGTGGTCGTGGCCCTGTCCAACCTGCTGTCCATCACTATGGAG GTCATCCTAATCACCAAGTACTGGACCGTCCTGTCTGTGCTGGCCATTTTCCTCAGCCTCTTCTTCTACGTGATCATGACCAGCCTCACCCAGAGCATGTGGCTTTTCAAACGCTTCCCCAAGAACTTCCCGTTTCTAT ACGCTGACTTCAACGTGCTGTCCCAGCCCCCAATCATGCTGGTGATCCTGCTGAATGTGTCACTGAACACCCTGCCTGTGCTGGCCTTCCGTGTCATTTACCAAGCCCTCAAGAAGCCACAGCgcaag GAAGAGGTAGAGAAAGGCACAAGTGAGGAGGTCATCACCGTGGAGCCTGTGCCCTGTATCCATAGGGAGTCACGGGCCCGGCGCTCCAGCTATGCCTTCTCCCATCGGGAGGGCTATGCTGACCTCATCACGCAGGGCACGATTCTGCGGAGGTCACCTGGGGTCAACAGTGACATGCTGGTTGATCACACAATGCCACCTGATGAACCATCTGGGAGCATGAAGGAGTCCTTGTGGTACCCAAGGAAGATGTCATTTCTTGGGAGGAAGAGGCACTCACACCATGGGAAGGTGTCCTCTGAGGACATGCAGCCTCCCTCTGAG GAGAAGTTGCCATATTCTCCTCAGAACCTACTGCCAACCGAGATACCACTGTCAGCTCTAGACAGCCAAACGACCTCTGTTGAGAGCCAGACGCTGCCTTCGAGCCAGCTGTCCCTGCAGAGCCAGCCAGCATACCTGCCACAGGAGAAGACATCCCTCTGGAATATCCGGAAACTGTCCTGGAAGAACTGGTCGTACATCTGGCAAAAGGAGCCCGAGTCCCGCAGGGAGGGGATATTGCCAGTTTCCAGCTCAAACCTTAGTTCTGTGATGGAAACTGTACCACCAAGTGCAAAAGGATCATCCATCAGCGAGCAGCCAATGGAGGTGGAGCCCTCACCTGTGGAGAGAGAGCCGTCTCCTATGGAGTGGCTGCCAGAGCCCAGTGGGGACCAAGCTGCACCTGATCTGGCAGAGTAG
- the ATP8B3 gene encoding phospholipid-transporting ATPase IK isoform X7 has translation MGSLTYQEDLDEEKNSEFTWEVQANNRAYNSQFKEKVFLCWQRKKYKKNVIHTAKYNVFSFLPLNLYEQFHRFSNLYFLLIILLQGIPEISTLPWFTLFAPFVCLLTIRAIRDLVDDIGRHRSDKIVNNRPCQILMGKSFLWRKWKNLHVGDLVCLHKDSIVPADLVLLASTEPSSLCYVETADIDGETNLKFRQAPVITHHELTSIRKIASFQGKVVCEEPNSRMHHFVGCLEWKGKKYPLDSGNILLRGCKVRNTDTCYGLVVYAGFDTKIMKNCGKIHLKRTKIDHLMNRLVVLIFVSTVVISAAMTFGFWHKVKEFKANHHYVSAMHMHSVAMEAFFIFWSFLILLSVLVPMAMFIMVEFIYLGNSVFINWDEHMYYEPQDLPAKARSTSLNDLLGQVEYIFSDKTGTLTQNIMTFKKCCISGVVYGPEETPGKENPFLWNKFADGKLLFCNAQLLQAVWANQDWRVREFWRVLAICHTVMVQKNDQLVYQAASPDEEALVTAARNFGYVFLARTQDSITLMELGEECVYQVLAMMDFNSVRKRMSVLVRKPEGSIYLYTKGADTVIYERLQKKGETEWATEEALASFAKETLRTLCLACKKVDEEVYEEWRQRHQEASILLQNRAQALHQVYEEMEQSLELLGATAIEDKLQDGVLETIKCLKQGNIKVWVLTGDKQETAVNIGFACELLSENMIILEEKEIVRILEVYWENNNNLQGGKKKELPLQFKMALVINGEFLDQLLLSLRKEPRALVQNVNVDPLESWQEPGEERVDFLQARRLSLMWRTLGIQLRSSGLAPQQEDSKTLQSSEERRERAFMELASRCQAVICCRVTPKQKALIVALVKKYQNVVTLAIGDGANDINMIKTADIGIGVAGQEGMQAVQNSDYVLAQFSFLRRLLLVHGRWSYMRVCKFLRFFLYKTLASMMVQIWFAFYSGFTAQALYEGWFLALFNLLYSTLPVLYIGLFEQDVSAERSLELPELYITGQKEELFNYWVILQAIAHGTATSLVNFFMTLWVSQDSAGPVSLSDYQSFSVVVALSNLLSITMEVILITKYWTVLSVLAIFLSLFFYVIMTSLTQSMWLFKRFPKNFPFLYADFNVLSQPPIMLVILLNVSLNTLPVLAFRVIYQALKKPQRKEEVEKGTSEEVITVEPVPCIHRESRARRSSYAFSHREGYADLITQGTILRRSPGVNSDMLVDHTMPPDEPSGSMKESLWYPRKMSFLGRKRHSHHGKVSSEDMQPPSEEKLPYSPQNLLPTEIPLSALDSQTTSVESQTLPSSQLSLQSQPAYLPQEKTSLWNIRKLSWKNWSYIWQKEPESRREGILPVSSSNLSSVMETVPPSAKGSSISEQPMEVEPSPVEREPSPMEWLPEPSGDQAAPDLAE, from the exons ATGGGCAGTCTCACGTACCAAGAAGACCTTGACGAGGAGAAGAACTCAG AGTTCACCTGGGAAGTGCAGGCCAACAACCGGGCCTACAACAGCCAGTTCAAGGAGAAGGTCTTTCTGTGTTGGCAGAGAAAGAAGTACAAG AAGAACGTCATCCACACGGCCAAGTACAATGTCTTCTCCTTCCTGCCCTTGAACCTGTATGAGCAGTTCCACCGCTTTTCCAACCTCTACTTCCTTCTCATCATCCTCCTCCAG GGCATCCCCGAGATCTCCACGCTGCCCTGGTTCACTCTGTTCGCCCCGTTCGTCTGCCTCCTCACCATCCGGGCCATCCGAGACCTGGTGGACGATATT GGGCGACACAGGAGTGACAAGATTGTCAACAATCGGCCGTGCCAGATCCTAATGGGGAAGAG ctttctgtggagaaaatggaagaatctacatgtgggagacctggtctGTCTGCATAAAGACAGCATTGTCCCG GCTGACTTGGTTTTGCTGGCCAGCACAGAGCCCAGCAGCTTATGCTATGTGGAGACGGCTGACATCGACGG GGAGACCAACTTGAAGTTCAGGCAGGCCCCAGTGATCACGCACCACGAGCTGACCAGTATAAGGAAGATAGCCTCCTTCCAAG GGAAGGTGGTGTGTGAGGAACCCAACAGCCGAATGCACCACTTCGTCGGGTGCCTGGAGTGGAAGGGCAAGAAATACCCACTGGATAGTGGCAACATCCTCCTGCGAGGCTGCAAGGTCCGGAACACAGACACCTGCTATGGACTGGTCGTTTATGCCG GTTTTGACACAAAGATCATGAAGAACTGTGGCAAGATCCATCTGAAGAGAACCAAGATAGACCATCTGATGAACAGACTGGTGGTCCTG ATCTTTGTGTCCACGGTGGTGATTTCCGCGGCCATGACCTTTGGCTTCTGGCACAAGGTGAAGGAGTTCAAGGCCAATCACCACTACGTGTCTGCCATGCACATGCACAGTGTGGCTATGGAGGCCTTCTTCATCTTCTGGAGCTTTCTCATCCTGCTTAGCGTCCTGGTGCCCATGGCCATGTTCATTAT GGTCGAATTCATCTACCTGGGGAACAGCGTCTTCATCAACTGGGACGAGCACATGTACTATGAGCCCCAGGACCTGCCCGCCAAAGCACGAAGCACCAGCCTCAACGACCTGCTGGGCCAGGTGGAGTACATCTTCTCCGACAAGACGGGCACGCTCACCCAGAACATCATGACCTTCAAGAAGTGCTGCATCAGCGGAGTTGTCTACG GCCCAGAGGAGACCCCAGGCAAG GAGAACCCCTTCCTCTGGAATAAATTTGCTGATGGGAAGCTGCTATTCTGCAACGCCCAACTCCTGCAGGCTGTGTGGGCTAACCAGGACTGGAGGGTGCGCGAGTTCTGGCGCGTGCTGGCTATTTGCCACACGGTGATGGTACAGAAGAACG ACCAGCTAGTGTACCAGGCAGCTTCCCCGGACGAGGAGGCACTAGTCACAGCGGCCCGAAATTTCGGCTATGTGTTCCTGGCACGCACGCAGGACAGCATCACCCTGATGGAGCTGGGGGAGGAGTGTGTGTACCAGGTCCTGGCCATGATGGACTTCAACAGCGTCCGCAAGCGGATGTCAGTGCTGG TCCGCAAGCCCGAGGGCTCCATCTACCTCTACACCAAAGGGGCTGACACAGTCATCTATGAGCGCCTGCaaaagaaaggagagacagaATGGGCCACAGAGGAGGCCTTGGCC TCCTTTGCCAAGGAGACCCTGCGGACATTGTGCCTGGCCTGCAAAAAGGTGGATGAGGAAGTGTATGAGGAGTGGCGGCAGCGGCACCAGGAGGCCAGCATTCTGCTGCAGAACCGCGCCCAGGCCCTGCACCAGGTGTATGAGGAGATGGAGCAGAGCCTTgag ctcctgggAGCCACGGCCATTGAGGACAAGCTCCAGGATGGTGTCCTCGAAACCATCAAGTGTCTCAAGCAGGGGAACATCAAAGTGTGGGTCCTTACAGGGGACAAGCAAG AGACAGCGGTGAACATTGGTTTTGCCTGCGAGCTGCTCTCAGAGAACATGATCAttctggaggagaaggagatcgT GCGGATCCTCGAGGTCTACTGggagaacaacaacaacctgcaAGGTGGCAAAAAGAAAGAGCTTCCCCTGCAGTTCAAGATGGCCTTGGTCATTAACGGGGAGTTCCTG GACCAGCTACTGCTGTCCTTGCGCAAGGAACCCCGAGCCCTGGTCCAGAATGTGAACGTGGACCCACTGGAGTCCTGGCAGGAGccgggagaggagagggtggactTCCTGCAGGCCAGGCGCCTGTCCCTCATGTGGCGGACACTGGGGATCCAGCTGCGGAGCTCGGGGCTGGCGCCCCAGCAGGAAGACTCCAAGACCCTCCAGAGCTCTGAGGAGCGGCGGGAGCGGGCCTTCATGGAGCTGGCCTCCCGATGCCAGGCGGTCATCTGCTGCCGCGTGACACCCAAGCAGAAGGCCCTGATCGTGGCGCTGGTCAAGAAATACCAGAACGTGGTGACCCTGGCCATCGGGGATGGTGCCAACGACATCAACATGATCAAGA CTGCAGACATCGGCATAGGGGTGGCGGGTCAGGAGGGCATGCAGGCAGTGCAGAACAGTGACTACGTGCTGGCCCAGTTCTCCTTCCTGCGGCGGCTGCTGCTGGTGCACGGACGCTGGTCCTACATGCGCGTCTGCAAGTTCCTGCGCTTCTTCCTGTACAAGACACTGGCCAGCATGATGGTCCAGATCTGGTTCGCCTTCTACAGCGGCTTCACTGCCCAG GCTCTGTACGAAGGTTGGTTCCTGGCGCTCTtcaacctgctgtatagcacccTCCCGGTCCTCTATATCGGGCTCTTTGAGCAG GATGTGAGCGCAGAGCGGAGCCTTGAGTTGCCGGAGCTATACATCACAGGCCAGAAGGAGGAGCTCTTCAACTACTGGGTCATCCTGCAAGCCATTGCCCACGGCACAGCCACCTCTCTGGTCAACTTCTTCATGACGCTGTGGGTCAGCCAGGACTCAGCTGGGCCTGTCAGCTTAAGTGACTACCAGTCCTTTTCGGTGGTCGTGGCCCTGTCCAACCTGCTGTCCATCACTATGGAG GTCATCCTAATCACCAAGTACTGGACCGTCCTGTCTGTGCTGGCCATTTTCCTCAGCCTCTTCTTCTACGTGATCATGACCAGCCTCACCCAGAGCATGTGGCTTTTCAAACGCTTCCCCAAGAACTTCCCGTTTCTAT ACGCTGACTTCAACGTGCTGTCCCAGCCCCCAATCATGCTGGTGATCCTGCTGAATGTGTCACTGAACACCCTGCCTGTGCTGGCCTTCCGTGTCATTTACCAAGCCCTCAAGAAGCCACAGCgcaag GAAGAGGTAGAGAAAGGCACAAGTGAGGAGGTCATCACCGTGGAGCCTGTGCCCTGTATCCATAGGGAGTCACGGGCCCGGCGCTCCAGCTATGCCTTCTCCCATCGGGAGGGCTATGCTGACCTCATCACGCAGGGCACGATTCTGCGGAGGTCACCTGGGGTCAACAGTGACATGCTGGTTGATCACACAATGCCACCTGATGAACCATCTGGGAGCATGAAGGAGTCCTTGTGGTACCCAAGGAAGATGTCATTTCTTGGGAGGAAGAGGCACTCACACCATGGGAAGGTGTCCTCTGAGGACATGCAGCCTCCCTCTGAG GAGAAGTTGCCATATTCTCCTCAGAACCTACTGCCAACCGAGATACCACTGTCAGCTCTAGACAGCCAAACGACCTCTGTTGAGAGCCAGACGCTGCCTTCGAGCCAGCTGTCCCTGCAGAGCCAGCCAGCATACCTGCCACAGGAGAAGACATCCCTCTGGAATATCCGGAAACTGTCCTGGAAGAACTGGTCGTACATCTGGCAAAAGGAGCCCGAGTCCCGCAGGGAGGGGATATTGCCAGTTTCCAGCTCAAACCTTAGTTCTGTGATGGAAACTGTACCACCAAGTGCAAAAGGATCATCCATCAGCGAGCAGCCAATGGAGGTGGAGCCCTCACCTGTGGAGAGAGAGCCGTCTCCTATGGAGTGGCTGCCAGAGCCCAGTGGGGACCAAGCTGCACCTGATCTGGCAGAGTAG